From the genome of Devriesea agamarum, one region includes:
- the amiA gene encoding streptamidine family RiPP encodes MSENTVVEIEETEQLAHLSASHSNALVENPFD; translated from the coding sequence ATGAGCGAGAACACCGTCGTCGAGATCGAAGAGACCGAGCAGCTAGCTCATCTATCTGCCAGCCACTCGAACGCGCTCGTCGAGAACCCGTTCGACTGA
- a CDS encoding CocE/NonD family hydrolase, whose product MTPQTGNPQPQQVRASRAHTCQTDDGVHLRGLLWQCPTARAIAIIRTPYNAVEHASTALALNSRGFHCLVQDVRGRYQSDGHWHPYHHEAADGLATLQAIAAQYPHLPIVLFGSSYAAHTALETAYAASASPRTSPPAAIMTLVPALGLAETAWDQHGAPEIRNRIGWWHQHGRTRQAQIALSPAELSQREADVAELGMVEAARSWGWDDNCIDAWAQLWTADHLDLNARYAHLHMPLLVLSGTEDFFDHHARRLASAWAGQSHFATGPWGHQLVAGVPDPAVRHAIQAEGGPGHLMDLWLAAHGFSNSPTPLSEIISTYRQTQSWFDLSDATWHFGPLTTPPPPLPRLQLDAVPGLHHPPNRVATEPVSYSRTPSSELETLR is encoded by the coding sequence ATGACACCGCAAACCGGTAACCCCCAGCCCCAACAGGTCCGCGCCAGCCGGGCTCACACCTGTCAGACGGACGATGGCGTCCATCTGCGTGGCCTTCTATGGCAATGCCCCACCGCGCGAGCCATTGCCATTATCCGCACCCCCTATAACGCCGTCGAGCACGCCTCTACCGCCCTCGCACTCAACAGCCGCGGCTTCCATTGCCTGGTCCAAGATGTTCGCGGGCGATACCAATCCGATGGCCACTGGCATCCTTACCACCACGAAGCCGCCGACGGACTCGCAACCCTGCAAGCCATAGCCGCGCAGTACCCACACTTACCAATTGTCCTCTTCGGATCCTCCTATGCCGCGCACACAGCCCTCGAAACGGCATACGCAGCGAGCGCATCACCACGCACGTCCCCACCCGCCGCGATCATGACACTTGTTCCAGCGCTCGGCTTGGCAGAAACCGCCTGGGATCAGCACGGCGCCCCAGAGATCAGGAACCGCATCGGCTGGTGGCACCAGCATGGACGGACTCGACAAGCTCAGATAGCTCTGTCACCAGCTGAGTTGTCACAGCGTGAAGCCGATGTCGCCGAGCTCGGCATGGTCGAGGCAGCCAGGTCATGGGGCTGGGACGACAACTGCATCGACGCCTGGGCACAGCTATGGACCGCCGACCATCTCGACCTCAACGCGCGATATGCGCACTTGCACATGCCTTTGCTCGTGCTCAGCGGAACCGAAGACTTCTTTGACCATCACGCTCGACGCCTGGCATCAGCCTGGGCCGGCCAGAGCCATTTCGCGACGGGTCCCTGGGGGCATCAGCTCGTGGCTGGCGTCCCTGATCCCGCAGTGCGCCACGCAATTCAAGCCGAAGGCGGACCGGGACATCTCATGGACCTGTGGCTCGCCGCCCATGGTTTCTCCAATAGCCCCACACCTTTATCCGAGATCATATCCACCTATCGGCAAACCCAATCCTGGTTCGATCTCTCCGATGCGACCTGGCATTTTGGTCCACTGACAACACCTCCACCACCGCTCCCGCGACTGCAGCTCGACGCCGTGCCTGGTCTGCATCATCCACCTAACCGTGTGGCAACCGAACCTGTTTCATATTCCCGTACACCCAGCAGCGAACTGGAAACCTTGCGATGA